From Cellulomonas chengniuliangii, the proteins below share one genomic window:
- the tuf gene encoding elongation factor Tu: MGKAKFERTKPHVNIGTIGHVDHGKTTLTAAISKVLHDKYPDLNPFTPFDQIDKAPEEKQRGITINIAHVEYQTEKRHYAHVDAPGHADYIKNMITGAAQMDGAILVVAATDGPMAQTREHVLLARQVGVPYLLVALNKSDMVDDEEILELVEVEVRELLSSQGFAGDDVPVVRVSGLKALEGDPEWVKSVEDLLDAVDENVPDPVREVDKPFLMPIEDVFTITGRGTVVTGRVERGSLKVNEEVEIVGIKEKAIKTTVTGVEMFRKLLDYAEAGENVGLLLRGTKREEVERGQVVVKPGSITPHTEFEGQVYILAKDEGGRHNPFYGNYRPQFYFRTTDVTGVITLPEGTEMVMPGDNTEISVQLIQPIAMEEGLGFAIREGGRTVGSGKVTKIIK, encoded by the coding sequence GTGGGCAAGGCCAAGTTCGAGCGGACTAAGCCGCACGTCAACATCGGCACCATCGGTCACGTCGACCATGGCAAGACGACGCTGACGGCCGCGATCTCGAAGGTGCTGCACGACAAGTACCCCGACCTGAACCCCTTCACGCCGTTCGACCAGATCGACAAGGCGCCTGAGGAGAAGCAGCGCGGTATCACGATCAACATCGCGCACGTCGAGTACCAGACGGAGAAGCGCCACTACGCGCACGTCGACGCTCCTGGTCACGCCGACTACATCAAGAACATGATCACGGGCGCCGCGCAGATGGACGGCGCGATCCTCGTGGTCGCCGCGACGGACGGCCCCATGGCCCAGACGCGTGAGCACGTTCTGCTCGCCCGTCAGGTCGGCGTGCCGTACCTGCTGGTGGCGCTGAACAAGTCCGACATGGTCGACGACGAGGAGATCCTCGAGCTCGTCGAGGTCGAGGTGCGCGAGCTCCTCTCCTCGCAGGGCTTCGCCGGCGACGACGTCCCCGTGGTCCGCGTGTCGGGCCTCAAGGCGCTCGAGGGCGACCCCGAGTGGGTCAAGTCCGTCGAGGACCTGCTGGACGCTGTCGACGAGAACGTCCCGGACCCGGTCCGCGAGGTCGACAAGCCGTTCCTCATGCCCATCGAGGACGTCTTCACGATCACCGGTCGTGGCACGGTCGTCACCGGTCGTGTCGAGCGCGGCTCGCTCAAGGTGAACGAGGAGGTGGAGATCGTCGGCATCAAGGAGAAGGCGATCAAGACCACGGTCACCGGCGTCGAGATGTTCCGCAAGCTGCTCGACTACGCCGAGGCTGGCGAGAACGTCGGCCTGCTCCTTCGCGGCACGAAGCGCGAAGAGGTCGAGCGCGGCCAGGTCGTCGTCAAGCCCGGCTCGATCACGCCTCACACCGAGTTCGAGGGCCAGGTCTACATCCTGGCCAAGGACGAGGGCGGCCGTCACAACCCGTTCTACGGGAACTACCGCCCGCAGTTCTACTTCCGCACGACGGACGTCACCGGCGTCATCACGCTGCCCGAGGGCACCGAGATGGTCATGCCTGGTGACAACACCGAGATCAGCGTCCAGCTGATCCAGCCGATCGCCATGGAAGAGGGCCTCGGCTTCGCCATCCGCGAGGGTGGCCGGACCGTCGGCTCGGGCAAGGTCACGAAGATCATCAAGTGA
- the rpsL gene encoding 30S ribosomal protein S12, which produces MPTIQQLVRKGRQPKTNKSKTPALKGSPQRRGVCTRVYTTTPKKPNSALRKVARVKLSSGIEVTAYIPGVGHNLQEHSIVLVRGGRVKDLPGVRYKIVRGALDTQGVKNRKQARSRYGAKKGSN; this is translated from the coding sequence GTGCCTACGATCCAGCAGCTGGTCCGCAAGGGCCGGCAGCCGAAGACCAACAAGTCGAAGACTCCCGCGCTCAAGGGGAGCCCGCAGCGCCGCGGTGTGTGCACCCGCGTCTACACGACCACCCCGAAGAAGCCGAACTCGGCTCTCCGCAAGGTCGCGCGCGTCAAGCTGTCCAGCGGCATCGAGGTCACCGCGTACATCCCGGGTGTGGGCCACAACCTGCAGGAGCACTCCATCGTGCTCGTCCGCGGCGGTCGTGTGAAGGACCTCCCCGGTGTCCGCTACAAGATCGTCCGTGGCGCGCTCGACACGCAGGGCGTGAAGAACCGCAAGCAGGCTCGCAGCCGTTACGGCGCGAAGAAGGGCAGCAACTGA
- a CDS encoding DNA-directed RNA polymerase subunit beta': MLDVNVFDELRIGLATAEDIRTWSHGEVKKPETINYRTLKPEKDGLFCEKIFGPTRDWECYCGKYKRVRFKGIICERCGVEVTRSKVRRERMGHIELAAPVTHIWFFKGVPSRLGYLLDLAPKDLEKVIYFAAYMITSVDVEGRQEDLPNLQNEIDLEKKEISDRRDNDINTRAQKLEADLAELEAEGAKADARRKVRDSAEREMTQIRKRADAELDRLETVWDRFKNLKVADLEGDEMLYRQLQDRYGNYFEGSMGASAIQKRLEAFDLEAEAESLRDTIKNGKGQRKTRALKRLKVVNAFLTTTNSPTGMVLDAVPVIPPDLRPMVQLDGGRFATSDLNDLYRRVINRNNRLKRLLDLGAPEIIVNNEKRMLQEAVDSLFDNGRRGRPVTGPGNRPLKSISDMLKGKQGRFRQNLLGKRVDYSGRSVIVVGPQLKLHQCGLPKQMALELFKPFVMKRLVDLNHAQNIKSAKRMVERARPVVWDVLEEVITEHPVLLNRAPTLHRLGIQAFEPQLVEGKAIHLHPLVCAAFNADFDGDQMAVHLPLSAEAQAEARILMLSSNNILKPSDGRPVTMPSQDMIIGLYHLTLDKDDAKGAGRAFSSVSEAIMAFDQGSLDLSAKVRIRLEDPVLAEEDAPEGWEQGTPLSLDTTLGRALFNELLPVDYPYENGVVDKKRLSVIVNDLAERYPKVAVAASLDALKEAGFRWATRSGVTISISDVATPAAKAAILEEHEARAAKVQGQYDKGLITDDERRQELIEIWTQATDKVAKAMQDNFPKQNTVYKMVGSGARGNWMQVRQIAGMRGLVANPKGEIIPRPIKANYREGLSVLEYFIATHGARKGLADTALRTADSGYLTRRLVDVSQDVIVREEDCGTERGLVMPISVPGSDGTLRRHDKVETSVYSRTLATPVEIDGKVIGEAGEDIGDVLLDELLDAGVTEIKVRSVLTCESRVGTCAKCYGRSLATGKLVDIGEAVGIIAAQSIGEPGTQLTMRTFHTGGVASADDITQGLPRIQELFEARTPKGEGPIAEFSGRITIDEAERTRRIVLTPDDGSEEIAYPITKRSRLLVNDGDHVEVGTQLVVGAVDPKKVLRILGPRATQKHLVDEVQEVYRSQGVDIHDKHIEVIVRQMLRRVTVLDSGDTDLLPGELAERGRFEDANRRAVAESGQPASGRPELMGITKASLATDSWLSAASFQETTRVLTEAAMSGRSDPLLGLKENVIIGKLIPAGTGLARYRNVTVEPTEEAKAELYPSFGYDEIDFPALGLGSGEAIPLEDIDFGDFR, translated from the coding sequence TTGCTCGACGTCAATGTCTTCGATGAGCTGCGAATCGGCCTGGCCACGGCCGAGGACATCCGCACCTGGTCGCATGGCGAGGTCAAGAAGCCCGAGACCATCAACTACCGCACGCTCAAGCCCGAGAAGGACGGCCTCTTCTGCGAGAAGATCTTCGGCCCGACCCGGGACTGGGAGTGCTACTGCGGCAAGTACAAGCGCGTGCGCTTCAAGGGCATCATCTGCGAGCGCTGCGGCGTCGAGGTCACGCGCTCGAAGGTGCGCCGTGAGCGCATGGGCCACATCGAGCTCGCCGCGCCCGTCACGCACATCTGGTTCTTCAAGGGCGTGCCCTCGCGGCTCGGCTACCTGCTCGACCTCGCCCCGAAGGACCTCGAGAAGGTCATCTACTTCGCGGCGTACATGATCACGTCCGTCGACGTCGAGGGCCGGCAGGAGGACCTCCCCAACCTCCAGAACGAGATCGACCTGGAGAAGAAGGAGATCTCGGACCGCCGCGACAACGACATCAACACCCGCGCCCAGAAGCTCGAGGCCGACCTGGCCGAGCTCGAGGCCGAGGGCGCCAAGGCTGACGCGCGCCGCAAGGTGCGTGACTCCGCTGAGCGCGAGATGACGCAGATCCGCAAGCGCGCCGACGCGGAGCTCGACCGCCTCGAGACGGTCTGGGACCGTTTCAAGAACCTCAAGGTCGCCGACCTCGAGGGCGACGAGATGCTCTACCGCCAGCTGCAGGACCGCTACGGCAACTACTTCGAGGGCTCGATGGGCGCCTCGGCGATCCAGAAGCGCCTGGAGGCCTTCGACCTGGAGGCCGAGGCCGAGTCCCTGCGCGACACGATCAAGAACGGCAAGGGCCAGCGCAAGACGCGTGCCCTGAAGCGGCTCAAGGTCGTCAACGCGTTCCTCACCACGACGAACTCGCCCACGGGCATGGTCCTGGACGCCGTCCCGGTCATCCCGCCGGACCTGCGTCCGATGGTCCAGCTCGACGGTGGCCGTTTCGCCACCTCGGACCTGAACGACCTGTACCGCCGCGTCATCAACCGGAACAACCGCCTCAAGCGGCTCCTGGACCTGGGCGCGCCCGAGATCATCGTCAACAACGAGAAGCGGATGCTCCAGGAGGCCGTTGACTCGCTGTTCGACAACGGCCGTCGTGGCCGCCCTGTCACGGGCCCCGGCAACCGGCCGCTCAAGTCGATCTCGGACATGCTCAAGGGCAAGCAGGGCCGGTTCCGCCAGAACCTGCTCGGCAAGCGCGTCGACTACTCGGGCCGTTCGGTCATCGTCGTCGGCCCGCAGCTCAAGCTGCACCAGTGCGGCCTGCCGAAGCAGATGGCCCTCGAGCTCTTCAAGCCCTTCGTCATGAAGCGGCTCGTCGACCTCAACCACGCGCAGAACATCAAGTCGGCCAAGCGCATGGTCGAGCGTGCCCGCCCGGTCGTGTGGGACGTCCTCGAAGAGGTCATCACCGAGCACCCCGTGCTGCTCAACCGCGCGCCCACGCTGCACCGCCTCGGCATCCAGGCGTTCGAGCCGCAGCTCGTCGAGGGCAAGGCCATCCACCTGCACCCGCTCGTCTGCGCGGCGTTCAACGCCGACTTCGACGGCGACCAGATGGCTGTGCACCTGCCCCTGAGCGCTGAGGCGCAGGCCGAGGCCCGCATCCTCATGCTCTCGAGCAACAACATCCTGAAGCCGTCGGACGGCCGTCCGGTGACCATGCCCTCGCAGGACATGATCATCGGCCTGTACCACCTGACGCTCGACAAGGACGACGCGAAGGGCGCCGGCCGGGCGTTCTCCTCGGTGTCCGAGGCGATCATGGCGTTCGACCAGGGCAGCCTGGACCTCAGCGCCAAGGTGCGCATCCGCCTCGAGGACCCGGTCCTCGCGGAGGAGGACGCCCCGGAGGGCTGGGAGCAGGGCACGCCGCTGTCGCTCGACACGACGCTGGGCCGCGCGCTGTTCAACGAGCTGCTCCCGGTCGACTACCCGTACGAGAACGGCGTCGTCGACAAGAAGCGCCTCTCGGTGATCGTCAACGACCTCGCCGAGCGCTACCCGAAGGTCGCGGTCGCCGCGTCCCTCGACGCGCTCAAGGAGGCCGGCTTCCGCTGGGCCACCCGCTCGGGCGTCACGATCTCCATCTCGGACGTCGCGACCCCCGCGGCCAAGGCGGCCATCCTCGAGGAGCACGAGGCGCGCGCGGCGAAGGTGCAGGGCCAGTACGACAAGGGCCTCATCACCGACGACGAGCGTCGCCAGGAGCTCATCGAGATCTGGACGCAGGCCACCGACAAGGTCGCCAAGGCGATGCAGGACAACTTCCCGAAGCAGAACACCGTCTACAAGATGGTCGGCTCCGGGGCTCGTGGTAACTGGATGCAGGTCCGTCAGATCGCCGGTATGCGCGGCCTCGTGGCGAACCCGAAGGGCGAGATCATCCCTCGTCCGATCAAGGCCAACTACCGCGAGGGCCTGTCCGTCCTCGAGTACTTCATCGCGACGCACGGCGCCCGCAAGGGCCTGGCGGACACCGCTCTGCGGACCGCCGACTCGGGCTACCTGACGCGTCGTCTGGTGGACGTCTCGCAGGACGTCATCGTCCGCGAGGAGGACTGCGGCACCGAGCGCGGCCTGGTCATGCCGATCAGCGTGCCCGGGTCCGACGGCACGCTGCGCCGCCACGACAAGGTCGAGACGAGCGTCTACTCGCGCACGCTGGCCACGCCGGTCGAGATCGACGGCAAGGTCATCGGCGAGGCGGGCGAGGACATCGGCGACGTGCTGCTCGACGAGCTGCTCGATGCCGGCGTCACGGAGATCAAGGTCCGCTCGGTCCTGACCTGCGAGTCGCGCGTCGGCACCTGCGCCAAGTGCTACGGCCGTTCGCTGGCCACGGGCAAGCTCGTCGACATCGGCGAGGCCGTGGGCATCATCGCGGCCCAGTCGATCGGTGAGCCGGGCACGCAGCTGACGATGCGTACCTTCCACACCGGTGGCGTCGCCTCGGCTGACGACATCACGCAGGGTCTGCCCCGTATCCAGGAGCTGTTCGAGGCCCGCACGCCCAAGGGCGAGGGCCCGATCGCGGAGTTCTCTGGCCGCATCACGATCGACGAGGCCGAGCGCACGCGTCGCATCGTGCTCACGCCCGACGACGGCTCCGAGGAGATCGCCTACCCGATCACCAAGCGCTCGCGCCTGCTGGTCAACGACGGCGATCACGTCGAGGTCGGCACCCAGCTCGTGGTCGGCGCCGTCGACCCGAAGAAGGTGCTCCGCATCCTCGGCCCGCGTGCCACCCAGAAGCACCTGGTGGACGAGGTCCAGGAGGTCTACCGCTCGCAGGGCGTGGACATCCACGACAAGCACATCGAGGTCATCGTGCGGCAGATGCTGCGCCGCGTGACTGTCCTCGACTCGGGCGACACGGACCTGCTGCCCGGCGAGCTCGCCGAGCGTGGCCGGTTCGAGGACGCGAACCGTCGTGCGGTGGCCGAGTCCGGCCAGCCGGCGTCGGGCCGTCCGGAGCTGATGGGCATCACCAAGGCCTCGCTCGCGACCGACTCGTGGCTCTCGGCCGCCTCCTTCCAGGAGACGACCCGCGTGCTGACCGAGGCGGCCATGAGCGGACGCAGCGACCCGCTGCTGGGGCTCAAGGAGAACGTCATCATCGGCAAGCTCATCCCCGCCGGCACGGGCCTGGCCCGCTACCGGAACGTCACGGTGGAGCCGACCGAGGAGGCGAAGGCCGAGCTGTACCCGTCCTTCGGCTACGACGAGATCGACTTCCCCGCCCTGGGCCTCGGCTCGGGCGAGGCGATCCCGCTCGAGGACATCGACTTCGGCGACTTCCGCTGA
- the rpsG gene encoding 30S ribosomal protein S7: MPRKGPAPKRPLIVDPVYGSPVVTQLINKVLLDGKKSVAESIVYGALEGVREKTQGDPVVVLKRALENVRPALEVRSRRVGGATYQVPVEVRPVRSTTLALRWLTDYSRARREKTMTERLMNEILDASNGLGAAVKRREDMHKMAESNKAFAHYRW; encoded by the coding sequence ATGCCTCGCAAGGGTCCGGCCCCGAAGCGGCCGCTCATCGTCGACCCGGTCTACGGATCGCCCGTCGTCACGCAGCTCATCAACAAGGTCCTCCTGGACGGCAAGAAGTCTGTCGCCGAGTCGATCGTCTACGGCGCCCTCGAGGGTGTCCGTGAGAAGACGCAGGGCGACCCGGTCGTCGTGCTCAAGCGTGCGCTCGAGAACGTGCGCCCCGCCCTCGAGGTGCGTTCGCGCCGCGTCGGTGGCGCCACCTACCAGGTGCCCGTCGAGGTCCGCCCCGTGCGCTCCACGACGCTCGCGCTGCGCTGGCTCACCGACTACTCGCGCGCTCGCCGCGAGAAGACGATGACCGAGCGCCTCATGAACGAGATCCTCGACGCCAGCAACGGCCTGGGCGCAGCGGTCAAGCGCCGTGAGGACATGCACAAGATGGCCGAGTCCAACAAGGCGTTCGCGCACTACCGCTGGTGA
- the fusA gene encoding elongation factor G: MALDVLTDLNKVRNIGIMAHIDAGKTTTTERILFYTGVNYKIGETHDGASTMDWMEQEQERGITITSAATTCYWHDNQINIIDTPGHVDFTVEVERSLRVLDGAVAVFDGKEGVEPQSETVWRQADKYDVPRICFVNKMDKLGADFYFTVKTIVDRLKAKPLVIQLPIGSENDFTGVVDLVEQRALVWRGETALGEAYSVEEIPADLVEKAEQYRADLIEAVAEADEELLEKYLGGEELTVAEIKRGIRKLTIQSLAYPVLCGSAFKNKGVQPMLDAVIDYLPTPLDVPAVKGHDVKDEEIIVERHPDATEPFSALAFKVATHPFFGKLTYVRVYSGKVAQGAQVLNATKGKKERIGKLFQMHSNKENPVEEATAGHIYAFIGLKDVTTGDTLSDPSSPVVLESMTFPEPVIDVAIEPKTKADQEKLSTAIQKLAEEDPTFRVRLDDETGQTVIGGMGELHLDILVDRMRREFKVEANVGKPQVAYRETIRRAVDKIDYVHKKQTGGSGQYAKVQMSFEPLDPAEGELYEFDNKVTGGRIPREYIPSVDAGIQSAMQLGVLAGFPLVGIKAILLDGAAHDVDSSEMAFKIAGSMILKEAVRKADPVLLEPVMAVEVRTPEDYMGEVIGDINSRRGMIQSMEDATGVKVIRALVPLSEMFGYVGDLRSKTQGRAVYSMQFDSYSEVPRNVAEEIIKKTRGE, from the coding sequence GTGGCACTGGACGTGCTGACGGACCTGAACAAGGTCCGCAACATCGGCATCATGGCGCACATCGATGCTGGCAAGACGACCACCACCGAGCGGATCCTGTTCTACACCGGGGTCAACTACAAGATCGGTGAGACGCACGACGGCGCGTCGACGATGGACTGGATGGAGCAGGAGCAGGAGCGCGGCATCACGATCACGTCCGCCGCGACGACCTGCTACTGGCACGACAACCAGATCAACATCATCGACACGCCGGGCCACGTCGACTTCACGGTCGAGGTCGAGCGCTCGCTGCGCGTCCTCGACGGCGCGGTCGCGGTGTTCGACGGCAAGGAGGGCGTGGAGCCCCAGTCGGAGACCGTGTGGCGGCAGGCGGACAAGTACGACGTCCCGCGCATCTGCTTCGTCAACAAGATGGACAAGCTCGGCGCCGACTTCTACTTCACGGTGAAGACGATCGTCGACCGCCTCAAGGCCAAGCCGCTGGTCATCCAGCTGCCCATCGGCTCCGAGAACGACTTCACGGGCGTCGTCGACCTGGTCGAGCAGCGCGCGCTGGTGTGGCGCGGCGAGACCGCGCTGGGCGAGGCGTACTCCGTCGAGGAGATCCCGGCCGACCTGGTCGAGAAGGCCGAGCAGTACCGCGCCGACCTCATCGAGGCCGTGGCCGAGGCTGACGAGGAGCTTCTCGAGAAGTACCTCGGCGGCGAGGAGCTCACGGTCGCGGAGATCAAGCGCGGCATCCGCAAGCTCACGATCCAGAGCCTCGCGTACCCCGTGCTCTGCGGCTCGGCGTTCAAGAACAAGGGCGTCCAGCCCATGCTCGACGCCGTGATCGACTACCTCCCGACCCCGCTCGACGTCCCGGCCGTCAAGGGCCACGACGTCAAGGACGAGGAGATCATCGTCGAGCGCCACCCCGACGCGACGGAGCCGTTCTCGGCTCTGGCGTTCAAGGTGGCGACGCACCCGTTCTTCGGCAAGCTGACCTACGTCCGGGTGTACTCGGGCAAGGTCGCGCAGGGCGCCCAGGTGCTCAACGCGACCAAGGGGAAGAAGGAGCGCATCGGGAAGCTCTTCCAGATGCACTCCAACAAGGAGAACCCCGTCGAGGAGGCCACGGCCGGCCACATCTACGCGTTCATCGGCCTCAAGGACGTCACCACCGGTGACACCCTGAGCGACCCGAGCTCGCCGGTTGTGCTCGAGTCCATGACGTTCCCCGAGCCGGTCATCGACGTGGCCATCGAGCCGAAGACGAAGGCCGACCAGGAGAAGCTCTCGACGGCCATCCAGAAGCTCGCCGAGGAGGACCCGACGTTCCGGGTGCGCCTCGACGACGAGACCGGCCAGACCGTCATCGGCGGCATGGGCGAGCTCCACCTCGACATCCTCGTGGACCGCATGCGGCGCGAGTTCAAGGTCGAGGCGAACGTCGGCAAGCCCCAGGTGGCGTACCGTGAGACGATCCGTCGCGCCGTGGACAAGATCGACTACGTCCACAAGAAGCAGACGGGTGGCTCCGGCCAGTACGCCAAGGTCCAGATGAGCTTCGAGCCGTTGGACCCGGCCGAGGGCGAGCTGTACGAGTTCGACAACAAGGTCACCGGTGGCCGTATCCCGCGGGAGTACATCCCGTCGGTCGACGCCGGTATCCAGAGCGCGATGCAGCTCGGTGTCCTGGCGGGCTTCCCGCTCGTCGGCATCAAGGCGATCCTGCTCGATGGCGCAGCGCACGACGTCGACTCCTCGGAGATGGCGTTCAAGATCGCCGGCTCGATGATCCTCAAGGAAGCAGTGCGCAAGGCCGACCCGGTTCTCCTGGAGCCGGTCATGGCCGTCGAGGTGCGCACCCCCGAGGACTACATGGGTGAGGTCATCGGCGACATCAACTCTCGCCGAGGCATGATCCAGTCCATGGAGGACGCGACGGGCGTCAAGGTCATCCGCGCCCTCGTGCCGCTCTCCGAGATGTTCGGGTACGTCGGCGACCTGCGGTCCAAGACCCAGGGTCGCGCCGTGTACTCGATGCAGTTCGACAGCTACTCCGAGGTTCCTCGGAACGTTGCCGAAGAGATCATCAAGAAGACCCGGGGCGAGTAA